A genome region from Halorussus pelagicus includes the following:
- a CDS encoding DUF5611 family protein, with protein MKEYKMRRGEHLEDRIPDMKAKVEDYFGEITGTEEHNGHELYVVSDPDNPVFDRILAGAAEYSGKKDKLAVHFEERDAEEVIAEGNADAAADAVDKKNDFLLEATGRDAKARRDSLKRQVEDDAEKPDGVS; from the coding sequence ATGAAAGAGTACAAGATGCGACGCGGCGAACATCTGGAGGACCGTATCCCGGATATGAAGGCGAAAGTCGAGGATTACTTCGGCGAGATTACCGGAACCGAGGAACACAACGGCCACGAACTCTACGTCGTCTCGGACCCCGACAACCCGGTCTTCGACCGCATTCTCGCAGGCGCGGCCGAATACAGCGGCAAGAAGGACAAACTCGCGGTCCACTTCGAGGAGCGCGACGCCGAGGAGGTAATCGCCGAGGGCAACGCCGACGCCGCGGCCGACGCCGTTGACAAGAAAAACGACTTCCTGCTCGAAGCGACGGGCCGCGACGCCAAGGCCCGCCGCGACTCGCTGAAGCGACAGGTCGAGGACGACGCCGAAAAACCCGACGGCGTCTCATAA
- a CDS encoding DUF7344 domain-containing protein, which translates to MSSADNSPEQETLSEDLIFDVLKNRRRRYTLHYLKQQDRPVELSELAEQVAAWENDTTVEGLSANERKSVYTSLYQTHLPKLADAGIVDYNQNRGVVELSGNAAQLEGYLRPQDEFPWIRYYLGLAVVSAILVLGDLLGLPPFEAIPDEIWGVLIVAAFALSAATHYVRRRQLAQQEAPPNVEG; encoded by the coding sequence ATGAGCTCGGCTGACAACTCACCGGAACAAGAAACACTGTCCGAAGACCTCATCTTCGACGTGTTGAAGAACCGGCGGCGACGGTACACGCTTCATTACCTCAAGCAGCAGGACCGTCCGGTCGAGCTGAGCGAACTCGCCGAGCAGGTCGCGGCGTGGGAGAACGACACGACCGTCGAGGGCCTGTCGGCCAACGAGCGCAAGTCCGTCTACACGTCGCTGTACCAGACGCATCTCCCGAAACTTGCGGACGCTGGCATCGTCGATTACAACCAGAACCGCGGGGTCGTCGAACTGTCGGGGAACGCGGCCCAGTTGGAGGGATACCTCCGACCGCAGGACGAGTTTCCGTGGATTCGGTACTACCTCGGACTCGCGGTCGTGAGCGCGATTCTCGTTCTCGGAGACTTGCTGGGACTCCCGCCGTTCGAGGCGATTCCCGACGAAATCTGGGGCGTCCTCATCGTCGCGGCGTTCGCGCTCTCGGCGGCGACCCATTACGTGCGACGGCGGCAACTCGCTCAGCAGGAGGCACCGCCGAACGTCGAGGGGTAG
- a CDS encoding universal stress protein: MALRSILLAVGPGDADRTEELARAVADIAAPTGAQVVLGHVFTDEEFDGVVSQLDYDPSGEIDPDEVAARHATVRDLTDAFDEAGVEYSVRGRIGAHGETIVDLANEVNADRVVVGGRKRSPTGKAVFGSTAQEVMLSAPCPVTFVRGG; the protein is encoded by the coding sequence ATGGCACTACGCAGTATCCTACTGGCGGTCGGACCGGGCGACGCCGACCGCACCGAGGAACTGGCCCGAGCGGTCGCCGACATCGCGGCACCGACCGGCGCGCAGGTCGTGTTGGGACACGTCTTCACCGACGAGGAGTTCGACGGCGTCGTGAGCCAACTCGACTACGACCCGTCGGGCGAAATCGACCCCGACGAAGTGGCCGCGCGGCACGCGACCGTCCGGGACCTCACCGACGCCTTCGACGAGGCAGGCGTCGAGTACAGCGTCCGCGGGCGAATCGGCGCGCACGGCGAGACTATCGTGGACCTCGCCAACGAGGTCAACGCCGACCGCGTGGTCGTCGGCGGCCGCAAGCGCTCGCCCACCGGGAAGGCCGTCTTCGGTAGTACGGCCCAAGAGGTCATGCTCAGCGCGCCGTGTCCGGTGACGTTCGTCCGCGGGGGCTGA
- a CDS encoding geranylgeranyl reductase family protein yields MYDFVVVGAGPAGSRFSRRAAERGYDVLALERGAVGEPLACSGHVSTDIWEFAPEGAREELLQNEVYGARFHVGGPGSDDYPFYKREVVSNVIDRVGLDRLLAEAARDAGADLRENHSVSAVEEHRDHVEVTASTPDGTETFEARMVAGCDGPVSRVRSELGLPEPGEKLQGVLAFSEEDDPGDYVDVHLTAPRFFAWRIPRGDAGVEYGLAAPPGSEPSANDLFEEFTADYNVETAEFCAGMIPVGPPERVTSRRGFLVGDAAAQTKPFTGGGILYGMTAASHAAKVIDPERPGTLADYEDAWREDLSREIELGHWIRKCYSFPERVQKVGLSAFSGEIGVHMDKPTSFFSTEHLKTLLSSS; encoded by the coding sequence ATGTACGACTTCGTAGTCGTCGGGGCGGGTCCGGCCGGGTCCCGATTCTCCCGGCGCGCGGCCGAACGAGGGTACGACGTGCTGGCGCTCGAACGCGGAGCGGTGGGCGAACCGCTGGCCTGTTCGGGCCACGTCAGCACCGACATCTGGGAGTTCGCGCCCGAAGGCGCGCGCGAAGAACTTCTCCAGAACGAGGTGTACGGCGCGCGCTTTCACGTCGGCGGTCCCGGAAGCGACGACTACCCCTTCTACAAGCGCGAGGTCGTCTCGAACGTCATCGACCGCGTGGGTCTCGACCGACTGCTCGCGGAGGCCGCCCGCGATGCGGGTGCGGACCTCCGGGAGAACCACAGCGTCTCGGCCGTCGAGGAACACCGCGACCACGTCGAGGTCACGGCCAGCACGCCCGACGGCACCGAGACGTTCGAGGCCCGGATGGTCGCCGGATGCGACGGGCCGGTCTCGCGCGTGCGCTCGGAACTCGGCCTGCCCGAACCGGGCGAAAAGTTACAAGGAGTCCTCGCGTTCTCCGAGGAGGACGACCCCGGCGACTACGTTGACGTTCACCTGACCGCGCCGCGATTCTTTGCGTGGCGCATCCCGCGGGGCGACGCGGGCGTCGAGTACGGACTGGCGGCCCCGCCGGGGTCCGAACCGTCGGCCAACGACCTCTTCGAGGAGTTCACCGCGGACTACAACGTGGAGACCGCGGAGTTCTGCGCGGGCATGATTCCGGTCGGTCCCCCGGAGAGGGTGACGAGTCGCCGCGGGTTCCTCGTCGGCGACGCGGCGGCCCAGACCAAGCCGTTCACCGGCGGCGGCATCCTCTACGGGATGACCGCCGCGAGTCACGCCGCGAAGGTCATCGACCCCGAGCGACCGGGGACTCTCGCGGACTACGAGGACGCGTGGCGCGAGGACTTGAGCAGAGAAATCGAGTTGGGCCACTGGATTCGGAAGTGTTACTCGTTCCCCGAGCGCGTCCAGAAGGTCGGACTGTCGGCGTTTTCGGGCGAAATCGGCGTCCACATGGACAAGCCGACCTCGTTCTTCTCGACGGAGCATCTGAAGACGTTGCTGTCGAGTTCGTAG
- a CDS encoding ROK family protein has product MAHYAGVDLGATNVRAAVADDEGDVVSVHRANTPNGPTGIAVTEAVLECLREACEAAGIDPSELLAAGIGSIGPLDLAEGAIDNPANLPDTIDRIPLTGPVGQLIDSDSVYLHNDTIAGVIGERYYSDRNPDDMVYLTISSGIGAGICVDGEVLSGWDGNAGEVGHMVVDPRGRRTCGCGREGHWEAYCSGNNIPEYAKLLAEDTGSLDTDLPLSDPDFSAVDVFAAAGEDEFADHVIDQVAHWNAIGVANVVQAYAPLAVYVGGAVALKNESLVVDPIRERIGDLVFNNVPDVQLTNLGDDVVLKGAIASALTGGTGDKTSSVA; this is encoded by the coding sequence ATGGCGCACTATGCGGGCGTTGACCTCGGTGCGACGAACGTCAGGGCGGCAGTCGCCGACGACGAGGGGGACGTGGTGAGCGTCCACCGCGCGAACACCCCCAACGGTCCCACGGGCATCGCGGTCACGGAGGCCGTCTTGGAGTGTCTCCGTGAAGCCTGCGAGGCCGCCGGTATCGACCCGTCCGAGCTTCTGGCCGCGGGCATCGGTTCCATCGGACCGCTGGATCTGGCGGAGGGTGCAATCGATAATCCGGCGAACCTCCCGGACACTATCGACCGCATCCCGCTGACCGGTCCCGTCGGACAACTCATCGACAGCGACAGCGTCTACCTCCACAACGACACCATCGCGGGCGTCATCGGAGAGCGATACTACAGCGACCGCAACCCCGACGACATGGTGTATCTGACCATCTCGTCGGGCATCGGCGCGGGAATCTGCGTGGACGGGGAAGTCCTCTCGGGGTGGGACGGCAACGCGGGCGAGGTCGGCCACATGGTCGTGGACCCGCGGGGCCGACGCACCTGCGGGTGCGGCCGCGAGGGTCACTGGGAGGCGTACTGCTCGGGCAACAACATCCCCGAGTACGCCAAACTGCTCGCGGAGGACACGGGCAGTCTCGACACGGACCTACCACTCTCGGACCCCGACTTCTCGGCGGTGGACGTGTTCGCGGCGGCGGGCGAGGACGAGTTCGCCGACCACGTCATCGACCAAGTGGCCCACTGGAACGCCATCGGCGTGGCCAACGTCGTGCAGGCGTACGCGCCGCTGGCAGTCTACGTCGGCGGCGCGGTCGCGCTGAAAAACGAGTCGCTGGTCGTTGACCCCATCCGCGAGCGAATCGGCGACCTCGTGTTCAACAACGTCCCCGACGTGCAGTTGACGAACCTCGGCGACGACGTGGTGCTGAAGGGAGCCATCGCTAGCGCGCTGACAGGTGGGACGGGCGATAAGACGAGTTCGGTCGCGTAG
- a CDS encoding SDR family NAD(P)-dependent oxidoreductase, producing MIRPDLTGRTALVTGSAKGVGRELLLALADCGASVAVHYRSSAAAAEEVADAARERGAPDATTVQADVADPDDVDAMFDAIEDRLDGVDVLVNNVGPFAPDHWEDISFEKWNTVLQANVNGTYLCCKRALPAMRESSWGRIVNVGYASSEKGMINPKNAPYFIAKQGVLMFTRMLANDTQHEGITVNAVSPYVVENSDEFPEDLPRGRPADFEDIEQSMLFFLEEDSDYISGENIEVDGGWLPEEV from the coding sequence GTGATTCGACCCGACCTGACCGGACGGACCGCGCTCGTGACGGGAAGCGCGAAGGGCGTCGGCCGAGAGCTACTGCTCGCCTTGGCGGACTGCGGCGCGTCGGTGGCGGTCCACTACCGCTCCAGCGCGGCGGCCGCAGAGGAAGTGGCCGACGCCGCGCGCGAGCGCGGTGCCCCGGACGCGACGACTGTACAGGCAGACGTGGCTGACCCCGACGACGTGGACGCGATGTTCGACGCAATCGAGGACCGCCTCGACGGTGTGGACGTGCTGGTGAACAACGTCGGTCCGTTCGCGCCCGACCACTGGGAGGACATCTCCTTCGAGAAATGGAACACCGTGCTACAGGCCAACGTCAACGGGACGTACCTCTGCTGTAAGCGCGCGCTCCCCGCGATGCGCGAGTCGTCGTGGGGCCGCATCGTGAACGTCGGCTACGCCAGTTCCGAGAAGGGGATGATCAACCCGAAGAACGCGCCGTACTTCATCGCCAAGCAGGGCGTGTTGATGTTCACCCGGATGCTCGCCAACGACACCCAGCACGAGGGAATCACGGTGAACGCGGTGTCGCCCTACGTGGTCGAGAACTCCGACGAGTTCCCCGAGGACCTGCCGCGGGGACGCCCCGCCGACTTCGAGGATATCGAGCAGTCGATGCTGTTCTTCTTGGAGGAAGACAGCGACTACATCAGCGGCGAAAATATCGAGGTGGATGGTGGGTGGTTACCCGAGGAAGTGTGA
- a CDS encoding CBS domain-containing protein, protein MTTDVVTVAADASLHEAVGRMLHEGVGSAVVTREGTPAGIVTETDALKAGYLAERPFAEIPVSKVASGSLVTVSPDATVRKAVQKMHDADVKKLPVVDSMEMVGILTMTDVVREQEALIDEAHRLEEGRQGWSAEGESWSAER, encoded by the coding sequence ATGACGACCGACGTAGTCACCGTCGCGGCCGACGCCTCGCTCCACGAGGCGGTCGGCCGGATGCTCCACGAAGGCGTCGGAAGCGCCGTCGTCACGCGCGAAGGGACTCCGGCAGGCATCGTGACCGAGACCGACGCACTGAAAGCGGGGTATCTCGCAGAGCGGCCGTTTGCCGAGATTCCGGTCTCGAAGGTCGCCAGCGGGTCGCTCGTCACCGTCTCGCCTGACGCGACGGTTCGCAAGGCGGTCCAGAAGATGCACGACGCCGACGTGAAGAAACTCCCCGTCGTCGATTCAATGGAGATGGTCGGCATCCTCACGATGACCGACGTGGTGCGCGAGCAGGAGGCGCTGATAGACGAGGCTCACCGACTGGAGGAGGGTCGGCAGGGGTGGTCCGCCGAGGGGGAGTCGTGGTCCGCAGAACGCTGA
- a CDS encoding NifU family protein, translated as MTDDDSLKARVEKWLTGQMPIISMHGGESAVQKADPESGEVVVELGGACSGCAISPRTAQNIKIDLAKDFEAVEDVTVRVAEDGTSGWDVDQPESVMGIDRNEGGRGGRGEGSPNSDHF; from the coding sequence ATGACCGACGACGATTCCCTGAAGGCCCGCGTCGAGAAGTGGCTGACCGGGCAGATGCCCATCATCAGCATGCACGGCGGCGAGAGCGCCGTCCAGAAGGCCGACCCCGAGAGCGGCGAGGTCGTCGTCGAGTTGGGCGGGGCCTGTTCGGGATGTGCCATCAGCCCCCGAACTGCCCAGAACATCAAAATCGACCTCGCCAAGGACTTCGAGGCGGTCGAAGACGTGACCGTCCGAGTCGCCGAAGACGGCACGAGCGGGTGGGACGTGGACCAGCCCGAGAGCGTGATGGGAATCGACCGCAACGAGGGCGGCCGCGGCGGGCGCGGCGAAGGCTCGCCAAACAGCGACCACTTCTGA
- a CDS encoding LVIVD repeat-containing protein: MHRREFLRRVSGAVALASVGVGSAAATATAHPGPYRPLGRISIPNAKEAVPGPAGDYTYVATTDGFAVVDVQIPSDPRVVAERTDLLADRETGPLRKIQDLKLDGDRLVVAGPADPLRGDVLQGFALYDVSDPTSPAQVAFYETQFPIHNCCFRDGIVYLTGNGAETNALVTVDASDDDLEEVGRWSITDQNAAWSEVPSSLWTLHDVWVQDSRAYLSHWDAGTYVVDVSDPANPAFVSRIGGRPAEELRNLPAEQSRQVLRLPGNAHYAMTNENGSLLGINKEAWQFDGEGQPGAIELWDISDATNPERLSTIDPPRSPGAFSGTWTTSHNFDIAGDRLFSSWYQGGVKIHDISDPTNPREIAWWRQPEEASFWTAKRATSGFFVASSMGRQSNEMGGLYTFQIEDATDKPQKDPPSLTTTASGTASGGSGTTTEQAAFEGERTTSASDDSSSGEVPGFGVPAGITALLGAGAWRKFRE, translated from the coding sequence ATGCATCGCCGCGAGTTTCTGCGGAGGGTTTCGGGGGCAGTCGCACTCGCTTCGGTGGGAGTCGGATCGGCGGCCGCGACGGCGACGGCGCATCCGGGACCGTACCGGCCGCTGGGTCGCATTTCGATACCGAACGCGAAGGAGGCAGTTCCCGGCCCGGCGGGAGATTACACCTACGTCGCCACCACGGACGGGTTCGCGGTCGTAGACGTACAGATTCCGAGCGACCCGCGGGTGGTCGCGGAGCGAACGGACCTGCTGGCCGACCGCGAGACCGGGCCGCTCCGGAAGATTCAGGACCTGAAACTCGACGGCGACCGACTGGTCGTCGCGGGTCCAGCCGACCCCCTTCGAGGCGACGTGTTGCAGGGGTTCGCGCTCTACGACGTGAGCGACCCGACGAGTCCGGCGCAGGTCGCGTTCTACGAGACTCAGTTTCCGATACACAACTGCTGTTTCCGGGACGGCATCGTCTATCTCACCGGCAACGGTGCCGAGACCAACGCGCTCGTGACGGTGGACGCGAGCGACGACGACCTCGAAGAGGTCGGTCGCTGGTCGATAACCGACCAGAACGCGGCGTGGTCGGAAGTGCCCTCAAGCCTCTGGACGCTTCACGACGTGTGGGTACAGGACAGCCGGGCGTACCTCTCCCACTGGGACGCCGGAACGTACGTCGTGGACGTGAGCGACCCCGCGAACCCGGCGTTCGTCTCGCGGATCGGCGGGAGACCGGCCGAGGAACTTCGAAACCTCCCGGCCGAACAGTCCCGACAGGTCCTTCGACTGCCGGGCAACGCCCACTACGCGATGACCAACGAGAACGGAAGCCTGCTCGGCATCAACAAGGAGGCGTGGCAGTTCGACGGCGAGGGCCAACCGGGCGCTATCGAACTTTGGGACATCTCGGACGCGACGAACCCGGAGCGACTCTCGACCATCGACCCGCCGCGGTCGCCCGGCGCGTTCTCCGGGACGTGGACGACCTCGCACAACTTCGACATCGCGGGCGACCGACTGTTCTCGTCGTGGTATCAGGGCGGCGTGAAGATTCACGACATCTCGGACCCCACCAATCCCCGAGAGATAGCGTGGTGGCGACAACCCGAAGAGGCCTCGTTCTGGACCGCCAAGCGCGCGACCTCCGGGTTCTTCGTCGCCAGTAGCATGGGTCGGCAGTCCAACGAGATGGGCGGTCTCTACACCTTCCAGATAGAGGACGCGACCGACAAACCACAGAAGGACCCGCCGTCGCTGACCACGACCGCGAGCGGAACCGCCAGCGGCGGTTCCGGGACGACCACCGAGCAAGCCGCCTTCGAGGGCGAACGCACGACGAGCGCGTCCGACGACTCGTCTTCCGGCGAGGTCCCCGGTTTCGGCGTCCCTGCCGGAATCACGGCGCTTCTGGGCGCGGGCGCGTGGCGGAAGTTTAGGGAGTGA